CGTGCCCCATTCCGGCGTCGGCGGCTGCGCGCCGAGGCCGAGGAAACCCAGCGCCGCCGCTTCGAGGATGGCGTTGGAGAAGGACAGCGTGCCCTGGACGATCAGCGGCGCCAGGCAATTGGGCAGGATCGTGCGAAGCATCAGCCTCAGATGGCCGGCGCCGGCGACCTTCGCCGCCACGACATATTCGCGGCTCTTCTCGGCCATGACGGCGGCACGAACCAGGCGGGCGAAATGCGGCTGGAGCACCAGTGAGATCGCCAGCATCGCATTGAACAGGCCGGGGCCGAGGATGGTCACCAGAACCAGTGCCAAGAGCAGCGACGGGAAAGCCAGGATAAGGTCCATGACGCGCATGATCGCGACGTCGACCCAGCCGCGGAAATAACCGGCGAGCAGGCCAAGCGTGATGCCACCGGTGAGCGCCAGCGTGACCACGACCGCGCCGATCAGCAGCGAGAAGCGCGCGCCGTAGAGCAGGCGCGAAAGGATGTCGCGGCCGACCGGATCGGTGCCAAGCAGATATTGAGTGCTGCCACCCGTCTGCCAGGCCGGCGGCCTGAGGAACGCGGTCTTGTCCTGGATGTCGGGCGCATAGGGCGCGAGCAGCGGCGCGAAGAGTGCCGCCAGCACCAAAAGGATGAAGACGAAGAGGCCGATGACGGCGCCGCGGTTGACCGAGAAATAGTGCCAGAAGGTCTTGAAGCCGGTCAGTCGGTCCGGGCTGCCGGCGGCCATGGGGGCGATTTCGGTCGACTGACTCATCACGCCGCCCTGATGCGCGGGTTGATGACGGCATAGAGCACGTCGACGATGAGATTCACGGCCATGACGATGAGGGCGATCAAAAGCAGACCTGACTGCACGACGACATAGTCGCGCTTGAAGATGGAATCGACCATCCACTTGCCGATGCCCGGCCAGGCGAAGATGGTTTCGGTGAGAATGGCGCCGGCAAGCAGCGTGCCGACCTGCAGGCCGATGGTGGTGACGACCGGGATCAGCGCGTTGCGCAGCGCGTGCACGCCAATGACGCGGGCGGCGGAAAGCCCCTTGGCGCGGGCGGTGCGGACATAGTCCTCGCCCAGCACCTCGAGCATGGCCGAGCGCGTCTGGCGCGCGATCACCGCCAGCGGAATGGTGCCGAGCACGATCGCGGGCAGGACGAGATGGCTGAGCGCCGAGCGCAGCGCGTCCCATTTGCCATAGAGGATGCTGTCGATGGTCATGAAGCCGGTGATCGGCTTCAGGAAGAACTGCAGGCCCATGCGGCCCGACACCGGCGTCCAGCCGAGATAGCCGGAAAAGAAGATGATGAGCAGCAGGCCCCACCAGAAGATCGGCATGGAATAGCCGACGAGCGCGGTGCCCATCAGCGACTGGTCGAACCACGAGCCGCGCTTGACGGCAGCGAATATGCCGGCCGGGATGCCGATCACCATGGCGAAGATCATGGCGAAGAAGGACAGTTCCAGCGTCGCCGGGAAGAGCGTCTTGAACTCCTCGAGAACCGGGCGCTTGGATGAAATCGAGACGCCGAAGTCACCCGTGGCGACCTCGCCGACATAGCGCGCATACTGCTCCCAGATCGGCAGGTTGTAGCCGAACTGTTCCTTGAGCTCTTCGTAGCGGGCGGGGGTGACGCCATGCTCGCCGGCCATGGCCAGGATCGGATCGCCGGGCAGCAGCCGGACGAAGGCGAAGGCGCAGATGGTGATGCCGACCAGGGTCGGGATCAGAAGTGCTATTTTGTTGAGAAGATATCGGAGCATCGTCGAATGGAATGGGGCGGCGCTAAAATCGCGCCGCCCCGTTCGCAATATTACTCGGCCTTGTCAACGCCGTCGAAGCGATGAATGCCGAGCGGGTCCATCTTGAAGCCGCTGACATTGTTGCGAACGACCGCATAAACCTGGCTGTGAGCCAGCAGGAAGGCGGGCGCCTGCTTGGCGAAGATTTCCTGCGCCTGCTCATAGAGCTTGGTGCGCTCGCCCTGGTCGCTGGTCTTCTTGGCCTTCTGGATCAGGTCCTCGAAGTCCTTGTCGCACCAGCTGGAGTAGTTCGAGACGCCGATGGCCGAGCAGGCGAAGAGGGTGGCGAAGAAGTTGTCCGGATCGCCATTGTCGCCGGTCCAGCCGATCTGGAAGGCGCCGGGACGGTCCTTCTTCTTGCCTTCCTCGCGATACTTCGTCCATTCGTAGTTGACGATGTTGGCCTTGACGCCGACCTTGGCCCAGTCGGCCTGGATCAGCTCAGCCGCGCGCTGGAAGTTCGGGTTGTACGGACGCACGCGGTCGGCGGCCCAGAGCTGGATTTCCTTCAGCCCGGCATCGGCCAGCACCTTCTTGGCCGCTTCAGGGTCGTAGGAATCGAACTTCACATCCTTGTTCCACGACCACATGGTCGGCGGGATCAGGTTCTGGGCCGGCGTGGCACCTGCATCCTGGAACAGCGACTTGATCAGGGCTTCCCGGTCGATCGCCTGGTTGAGCGCATGACGAACCTCGGGCTTGTCGAGCGGCGGGATCGTCGTGTTGTAGCTCATGTAGCCGATGTTGAGGCCGGCCTGGTCCATCAGGGTCACGTCCTTGTTGGCCTTGATGGTGGCGATGTCGGCCGGGTTCGGATAGGGCGCGACGTCGCATTCGCCGGCCAGCACCTTCTGGATGCGGGCGGTCGCGTCAGGCGTGATGGCGAAGACGAGGTCGTCGATCTTCTCCTTGCCCTTGAAGTAGTCGGGGTTCGCCGCATAGCGGATGACCGAATCCAGCTGATAGTCGACGAACTGGAACGGGCCGGTGCCGATCGGCTTGGTCGAGAAGTCGGCCATCTTGCCATCCTTCTCGAGCTGGTCGGCATATTCCTTCGAGACGATCGAGGCGAAGTCCATGCCGAGATTGGCCAGCATCGGCGCGTTCGGCTCGGTCAGCGTCAGCTTGACGGTCAGGTCGTCGACCTTTTCCCACTTGGCGACGTATTTCGGCATGTCCATGCCGGTGTAATAGTCCCAGGTCAGGTTCGGCAGATACTTCTCGCCGTTCCACGGATTCTGCTTGTTGAACTGACGGTCGAAGGAGAAGACGACGTCATCGGCATTGAGATCGCGGGTCGGCTTGAAATAGTCGGTGGTCTGGAACTTCACGCCCGGATGCAGGTGGAAAGTATAGACCAGGCCGTCGTCGGAGATTTCCCATTTGTCGGCGAGGCCGGGCTCGATCTCGGTGCCGCCATGCTTGAACTCGACGAGGCGCGAATAGACCGTGCGCGACGAAGCGTCGAAGTCGTTACCGCCCGTCGTCGTACCCGGGTCGAAATTGGCCGGCGACGCTTCCGAGCAATAGACAAGCGTCTTTGCATTGGCCATGCCACCCAGGACGCTTGCAGCCAGCAACGCGGCTGCAAAAGTCATTGTCTTTTTCATTGAGCACTCCCTGATGTTCTTCCAAGCCCCTCTATCAGGCTCGCGAAGCGCGCATATAAGCACCGTTTTTCGGGCTTTGGAACACCCCGTTTGCGTACCCCATGGTAAGCAGGAAAAGAATCCGTATTCTCCTCAAATAGCGGAAAAAATGAGCAGAATTTTTCACTCACGACATTGTTAACGACCGCATTTTTTTATTGATCGACCGTTTGCCGGAATCAGAACGAGTAGCCCCTGCTTGCAATCCCGGTCCTCGTCCGCATGCGCTTCGAGGAGCGGTCGGGCGAAGAGATTTCGACGGCAAATCTTTCCGCCGCTGTCGCTGGGGCAAGACTTGCACGGCCGCTGATAGAGGCAATACATAGGCGCTATGCCGGATTTGTTGGGAATCCGCGATCGGCGGCAGCGGAGAACGCTTCCGATATCGGAGGCGGACGCGCCGCGAGGCAGCAAGACAAGGCACACCAGGGAGGGATTTGGTGGCAAAAGCAGCAAAGACGACGCCCCCGGCGAAGGCAAAAGCCAAGGCCGCGACCACCAATGCCGGCGCACCCAAGGCTTCACCTGCAAAGACTTCATCGGCCAAGGCCTCACCGGCCAAGACTTCTTCACCGGCAAAGACGGCGTCAAAGCCCAAGGTCGTCGCGAAGCCAGTTGCCGCTCAAGCGAAGACGAGCCCCAAGTCCATAACCAAGGCTGAGACCGCAAAAACCAGCAAGCCCGCCGCCACGAAGGCAGCGAGCACCGCAAAGCCGGCATCCGCTCCGGCCAGGCATCTGCCGAAGGCGATCACGGAACTCACCGCCGGGTTGCCGGACAAGCCGTGGCTCAAGAACTATCCGAAGAACATGCCTGCCGAGATCGGCCCGCTGCCATACAATTCGATCGGCGACTTCCTTGTCGGCGCCTGCAAGGAGTTTGCCGGCCGACCGGCCTTCGTCTGCATGGGCAAGTCGATCTCCTACGCCGAGCTCGAGCGGCTTTCGGCGGCCTTCGCCGCCTATCTGCAGTCGAAAGGACTGGAGAAGGGTGCGCGCGTGGCGCTGATGATGCCGAATGTGCTGCAATATCCGGTGGCGATGATGGCGGTGCTTCGCGCCGGCTTCACGGTGGTGAACGTCAACCCGCTCTACACGCCGCGCGAGCTGGAGCATCAGCTCAAGGATTCCGGCGCGCAGGCCATCGTCATCCTGGAAAACTTCGCCAACACGCTGCAGGCGGTGATCGCCCGGACGCCGGTCAAGCATGTGGTGGTCGCGGCGATGGGCGACATGCTGGGCGGCCTGAAGGGAGCGATCGTCAACCTCGTCGTGCGGCGGGTGAAGAAGATGGTTCCCGCCTGGTCGCTGCCCGGCCACGTCAAATTCAACGCCGCGCTGAAGGCCGGCGGGCACCTCGCCTTCAAGCCCGCGGCGGTGTCGGGTGACGATATCGCCTTCCTGCAATATACCGGCGGCACGACCGGCGTCTCGAAGGGTGCGACGCTGCTGCACCGGAACGTCTTGTCCAACGTGGCGCAGAATTCGCTGTGGGTGGAGGACGCCTACACGGTCAAGCCGAAGCCGGCGCATCTCAACTTCATCTGCGCGCTGCCGCTCTACCACATCTTCGCGCTGACTGTGAACGCGCTGATGGGCATGCAGCAAGGCGCGCAGAACGTGCTCGTCCCGAACCCGCGCGACATTCCGGGCTTCGTCAAGGAACTGCAGAAATATCCGGCCCACATCTTCCCCGGCCTCAACACGCTGTTCAACGCGCTGCTCAACAATGAGGATTTCCGCAAGCTCGACTTCAAGCCGCTGATCCTGACGCTTGGCGGCGGCATGGCGGTGCAGAAGGGCGTGGCCGAGCGCTGGAAGGCGCTGACCGGCTGTCCGGTGAGCGAGGGCTACGGGCTTTCCGAAACCTCGCCGGTGGCCACCGCCAACAAGTTCAGCTCAAGCGACTTCACCGGCACGATCGGCCTGCCGCTGCCTTCGACCGAGATTGCCATCCGCGACGACGACGGCAACAACGTGCCGCTCGGTGAAGTCGGCGAGATCTGCATCCGCGGGCCGCAGGTGATGGCCGGCTACTGGAACCGTCTGGACGAGACCGCCAAGGTGATGACCAAGGACGGCTTCTTCAAGTCGGGCGACATGGGCTTCATGGACGAGCGTGGCTACACCAAGATCGTCGACCGCAAGAAGGACATGATCCTGGTCTCCGGCTTCAACGTCTATCCGAACGAGCTGGAAGAGGTCGTGGCGCACCACCCGGGCGTGCTGGAAGTGGCGGCGATCGGTGTGCCGGACGAGCATTCCGGCGAGGTGCCGAAGCTGTTCGTGGTCAAGAAGGACCCCGCGCTCACCGTTGAGGCGCTGACTGCCTATTGCCGCGAGAACCTGACCGGCTACAAGCGGCCGAGATACATCGAATTCCGCAGCGAGCTGCCGAAGACGCCGGTCGGCAAGATCCTGCGGCGCGCATTGCGGGAATAACTTGGCCGACAGTGCCGCCGGTGTGACGCCAGAGCGCCGCGCGGGCCTCGATCCGGCGGAATTCATCAAGGCGAACATGCGGCTTTTGCCGGTGCCGTCGCTGCCTGAAATCCGCCTCTATACGGCCCATCCCGGCAGCGGGCTGAGGCGGCTCCTGGAACCGGACGACGGCAAATACGACCGCTCAGCCGAGCCGCAGCCGCCCTACTGGGCCTATGCCTGGGCGGGCGGCGCGGTGCTGGCGCGCTACATCCTCGACCGGCCTTCGAGCGTCGCGGGCCGTCGCGTGCTCGACCTCGGGGCCGGCTCCGGCCTTGTCGCCATCGCTGCGGCAAAGGCCGGAGCAAGCGAGGTGGTCGCGGCGGAAATCGACCGCAACGGTATTGTCGCGCTTGGCCTCAACGCCGCGGCCAACGGCGTCGCCATGACCATAATCGGCGAGGACATCACCGACGGTCCGCCGCCCGGCGTCGATCTGGTGCTGGCCGGCGATGTTTTTTACGGACGGGCGGTCGCGCGGCGGGTCATCCCATTCCTCGACCGGTGCCTTGCCGCCGGCATCGACGTGCTGGTCGGCGACCCGGGCCGCGCCTGGCTGCCCAGGCGGCGGCTTCGCCTGCTTGGCGAATATCAGGTGCCAGATGTCGGCGGGAACGGCGGCGGCGAGCCGAAGCCGAGCGGAGTGTTTGCGTTTGTGCCGAAGGGCGCCGGTTAGAGCAGCTCATCTCTGGCGGAATCGCTGACCTGCTCTAACGGAAAGCCGTCGCACGCTTTTTCTGGAAGTGCTTCAGCCAGCCGCCACGCTCACCCGCGCGGCCAGAAAATCCGGCAGGTCGGCGACCGAATCCAGGATGACGTCGGCCATCGGCGACAGCGAGTCGCGCGTGCCGGTGCCGGAAAGAACGCCCACCGCCAGCCCGCAGCCGCCGGCGCGCGCCATTTCGAGGTCGTGGCGGTTGTCGCCGACCATGGCGATCTCGCTGGGCTTCAGCCCGGTCAGGTCGCAGAACGCGACGACCGTATCGGGCGCCGGCTTGGGGTTGGCCACGGCATCGTAACCGAAGGCGGCGTCGAAGAGCTGCGCGACGCCGAGCGTGGCGAGCGTCTTCTCGGCGCCGCTGGTGGAATCGTTGGTGGCGACGCCCATGCGGAAGGATTTCTTGTGCAGCGTCCTCAGCGAATCGATGATGCCGG
The window above is part of the Mesorhizobium sp. WSM4904 genome. Proteins encoded here:
- a CDS encoding ABC transporter permease subunit, producing the protein MAAGSPDRLTGFKTFWHYFSVNRGAVIGLFVFILLVLAALFAPLLAPYAPDIQDKTAFLRPPAWQTGGSTQYLLGTDPVGRDILSRLLYGARFSLLIGAVVVTLALTGGITLGLLAGYFRGWVDVAIMRVMDLILAFPSLLLALVLVTILGPGLFNAMLAISLVLQPHFARLVRAAVMAEKSREYVVAAKVAGAGHLRLMLRTILPNCLAPLIVQGTLSFSNAILEAAALGFLGLGAQPPTPEWGTMLASAREFILRAWWVVTFPGLAILITVLAINLIGDGLRDALDPKLRRS
- a CDS encoding ABC transporter permease subunit; this encodes MLRYLLNKIALLIPTLVGITICAFAFVRLLPGDPILAMAGEHGVTPARYEELKEQFGYNLPIWEQYARYVGEVATGDFGVSISSKRPVLEEFKTLFPATLELSFFAMIFAMVIGIPAGIFAAVKRGSWFDQSLMGTALVGYSMPIFWWGLLLIIFFSGYLGWTPVSGRMGLQFFLKPITGFMTIDSILYGKWDALRSALSHLVLPAIVLGTIPLAVIARQTRSAMLEVLGEDYVRTARAKGLSAARVIGVHALRNALIPVVTTIGLQVGTLLAGAILTETIFAWPGIGKWMVDSIFKRDYVVVQSGLLLIALIVMAVNLIVDVLYAVINPRIRAA
- a CDS encoding ABC transporter substrate-binding protein codes for the protein MKKTMTFAAALLAASVLGGMANAKTLVYCSEASPANFDPGTTTGGNDFDASSRTVYSRLVEFKHGGTEIEPGLADKWEISDDGLVYTFHLHPGVKFQTTDYFKPTRDLNADDVVFSFDRQFNKQNPWNGEKYLPNLTWDYYTGMDMPKYVAKWEKVDDLTVKLTLTEPNAPMLANLGMDFASIVSKEYADQLEKDGKMADFSTKPIGTGPFQFVDYQLDSVIRYAANPDYFKGKEKIDDLVFAITPDATARIQKVLAGECDVAPYPNPADIATIKANKDVTLMDQAGLNIGYMSYNTTIPPLDKPEVRHALNQAIDREALIKSLFQDAGATPAQNLIPPTMWSWNKDVKFDSYDPEAAKKVLADAGLKEIQLWAADRVRPYNPNFQRAAELIQADWAKVGVKANIVNYEWTKYREEGKKKDRPGAFQIGWTGDNGDPDNFFATLFACSAIGVSNYSSWCDKDFEDLIQKAKKTSDQGERTKLYEQAQEIFAKQAPAFLLAHSQVYAVVRNNVSGFKMDPLGIHRFDGVDKAE
- a CDS encoding long-chain-fatty-acid--CoA ligase — protein: MAKAAKTTPPAKAKAKAATTNAGAPKASPAKTSSAKASPAKTSSPAKTASKPKVVAKPVAAQAKTSPKSITKAETAKTSKPAATKAASTAKPASAPARHLPKAITELTAGLPDKPWLKNYPKNMPAEIGPLPYNSIGDFLVGACKEFAGRPAFVCMGKSISYAELERLSAAFAAYLQSKGLEKGARVALMMPNVLQYPVAMMAVLRAGFTVVNVNPLYTPRELEHQLKDSGAQAIVILENFANTLQAVIARTPVKHVVVAAMGDMLGGLKGAIVNLVVRRVKKMVPAWSLPGHVKFNAALKAGGHLAFKPAAVSGDDIAFLQYTGGTTGVSKGATLLHRNVLSNVAQNSLWVEDAYTVKPKPAHLNFICALPLYHIFALTVNALMGMQQGAQNVLVPNPRDIPGFVKELQKYPAHIFPGLNTLFNALLNNEDFRKLDFKPLILTLGGGMAVQKGVAERWKALTGCPVSEGYGLSETSPVATANKFSSSDFTGTIGLPLPSTEIAIRDDDGNNVPLGEVGEICIRGPQVMAGYWNRLDETAKVMTKDGFFKSGDMGFMDERGYTKIVDRKKDMILVSGFNVYPNELEEVVAHHPGVLEVAAIGVPDEHSGEVPKLFVVKKDPALTVEALTAYCRENLTGYKRPRYIEFRSELPKTPVGKILRRALRE
- a CDS encoding 50S ribosomal protein L11 methyltransferase, which gives rise to MRLLPVPSLPEIRLYTAHPGSGLRRLLEPDDGKYDRSAEPQPPYWAYAWAGGAVLARYILDRPSSVAGRRVLDLGAGSGLVAIAAAKAGASEVVAAEIDRNGIVALGLNAAANGVAMTIIGEDITDGPPPGVDLVLAGDVFYGRAVARRVIPFLDRCLAAGIDVLVGDPGRAWLPRRRLRLLGEYQVPDVGGNGGGEPKPSGVFAFVPKGAG
- a CDS encoding HAD family hydrolase, encoding MADIKGILFDKDGTLVDFNATWLGIADFMAMDAAEGDRWKADRLLAAAGFDFVSKRFKPDSIFASGSNMDVVELWFPRLSDEDQMLAVSRFNEITSVQGSSMAVALPGIIDSLRTLHKKSFRMGVATNDSTSGAEKTLATLGVAQLFDAAFGYDAVANPKPAPDTVVAFCDLTGLKPSEIAMVGDNRHDLEMARAGGCGLAVGVLSGTGTRDSLSPMADVILDSVADLPDFLAARVSVAAG